Proteins co-encoded in one Klebsiella michiganensis genomic window:
- a CDS encoding methylmalonate-semialdehyde dehydrogenase — METVANFIHGECVAGEGQRVQAIFNPATGAQIRQVAMSTARQTEQAIAAAQQAFPGWARQSPLKRARVMFRFKSLLEEHMDSLAKLISEEHGKVYSDAVGELTRGLEVVEFACGIPHLQKGEHSANVGTGVDSHSLMQPLGVCAGITPFNFPAMVPMWMFPIALATGNTFVLKPSEKDPSLSLRLAQLLKEAGLPDGVFNVVQGDKEAVDVLLTDPRVQAVSFVGSTPIAEYIYQTASAHGKRCQALGGAKNHCILMPDADLEMATNAIMGAAFGAAGERCMALSVVVAVGDETAEALCAGLEKQLATLRVGPGLGHEPENEMGPLISAPHRAKVLGYIDSGEQQGATLRVDGRGLRLAGHEGGYFVGPTLFDHVTSEMTIYKEEIFGPVLSVVRVPDYASALDLINKHEYGNGTAIFTRDGGTARRFTEEVLVGMVGVNVPIPVPMAFHSFGGWKRSIFGPLNVHGSDGVRFYTRMKTVTARWPETSHQQGSAFSMPTLG; from the coding sequence ATGGAGACGGTAGCGAATTTTATCCACGGTGAATGCGTCGCGGGCGAAGGCCAGCGGGTACAGGCGATCTTCAACCCGGCAACCGGCGCGCAGATCCGCCAGGTCGCCATGAGCACGGCCAGGCAGACCGAGCAGGCCATTGCCGCCGCCCAGCAGGCGTTTCCGGGCTGGGCCCGCCAGTCTCCGCTGAAGCGCGCCCGCGTGATGTTCCGCTTTAAAAGCCTGCTTGAGGAACATATGGACAGCCTGGCGAAGCTCATTAGCGAAGAGCACGGCAAAGTCTATTCTGACGCGGTGGGAGAGCTGACCCGCGGCCTCGAAGTGGTGGAGTTTGCCTGCGGCATTCCGCATCTGCAAAAGGGGGAGCACTCAGCTAACGTGGGCACGGGCGTTGATAGCCATTCGCTGATGCAGCCGCTTGGCGTTTGCGCGGGGATCACGCCGTTTAACTTCCCGGCCATGGTGCCGATGTGGATGTTCCCAATCGCGCTGGCGACCGGGAATACCTTTGTTCTGAAGCCGTCGGAAAAAGATCCGTCGCTGTCGCTGCGGCTTGCTCAGTTGTTGAAGGAAGCCGGGCTGCCGGATGGTGTGTTTAACGTGGTGCAGGGCGATAAAGAAGCCGTGGACGTATTGCTGACCGACCCAAGAGTTCAGGCCGTCAGCTTTGTTGGCTCGACGCCTATCGCCGAGTACATCTACCAGACCGCCTCCGCCCACGGCAAGCGCTGCCAGGCGCTGGGTGGGGCGAAAAACCACTGCATTTTAATGCCGGATGCTGACCTGGAAATGGCGACCAACGCCATTATGGGGGCGGCTTTTGGTGCCGCCGGAGAACGCTGTATGGCGCTCTCGGTGGTGGTCGCCGTGGGGGATGAAACCGCAGAGGCACTGTGCGCGGGGCTGGAAAAGCAGCTTGCTACGCTGCGCGTTGGGCCAGGCCTTGGGCATGAGCCGGAAAACGAAATGGGGCCGCTGATTTCCGCCCCGCACCGGGCTAAAGTGCTGGGCTATATTGATAGCGGAGAACAGCAGGGCGCTACGCTACGGGTGGATGGGCGAGGCCTCAGGCTGGCAGGCCACGAAGGCGGCTATTTTGTTGGCCCTACGCTGTTTGACCATGTCACTTCGGAGATGACCATTTATAAAGAAGAGATCTTCGGTCCGGTGCTGAGCGTGGTGCGCGTGCCGGATTACGCCAGCGCCCTGGATCTTATTAACAAACACGAATACGGCAACGGCACGGCGATTTTTACCCGTGACGGCGGCACAGCAAGACGCTTTACCGAAGAAGTCCTGGTGGGCATGGTTGGCGTGAACGTGCCTATCCCGGTGCCGATGGCTTTCCACAGCTTTGGCGGCTGGAAACGTTCCATCTTCGGGCCGCTGAACGTGCACGGCAGCGATGGCGTGCGTTTCTATACGCGCATGAAAACCGTCACCGCCCGCTGGCCGGAAACCAGCCACCAGCAAGGCTCTGCGTTCTCGATGCCGACGCTGGGCTAA
- a CDS encoding Fe-S cluster assembly protein HesB: MTTATTLSELQQQIRDRYDSLSKRLQQVSRYVLDNTNSVAFDTVAAIAERAEVPPSTLIRFANAFDFSGFNEMKQLFRMNLVEETASYTDRARLFRELGSEAVPETPLDILQEFARSNAQALQQLAARTEPAMLQRAVELLAEADTIYVVGLRRSFSVAAYLTYALSHLDCRAVLLDGLGGMLREQVNRVKAKDIVVSISFSPYAEETLMVSEIAAQAGARQIVITDSQISPFATFSDLCFVVKEAQVDAFRSQSATLCLVQSLMVALAYFQGTPHSALSPEA, from the coding sequence TTGACCACGGCAACAACCCTGAGCGAACTCCAGCAGCAGATCCGCGACCGCTACGACAGCCTGAGCAAAAGGCTGCAGCAGGTCTCCCGCTACGTGCTGGATAACACCAACAGCGTGGCATTTGATACCGTGGCCGCCATTGCCGAACGGGCGGAAGTGCCGCCCTCAACGCTTATCCGCTTTGCCAACGCTTTTGATTTCAGCGGGTTCAACGAAATGAAACAGCTATTTCGCATGAATTTGGTGGAAGAGACGGCAAGCTACACGGATCGGGCGAGGCTGTTCCGTGAGCTGGGCAGCGAAGCCGTGCCGGAAACGCCGCTGGATATTTTGCAGGAGTTTGCTCGCTCAAATGCTCAGGCGCTGCAGCAGTTGGCCGCCCGCACCGAACCAGCAATGCTGCAGCGTGCGGTTGAACTGCTGGCCGAAGCCGACACCATCTACGTTGTCGGCCTGCGCCGTTCTTTTAGCGTGGCGGCCTATCTGACCTATGCCCTGAGCCACCTGGATTGCCGCGCCGTGCTGCTGGACGGGCTTGGCGGTATGCTGCGGGAACAGGTCAACCGGGTTAAAGCGAAAGATATTGTGGTGTCGATAAGCTTCTCCCCGTATGCCGAAGAAACGCTGATGGTAAGCGAAATTGCCGCGCAGGCCGGGGCCCGCCAGATAGTGATTACGGATAGCCAAATTAGCCCGTTCGCGACGTTTAGCGACCTGTGTTTCGTGGTGAAAGAGGCGCAGGTCGATGCCTTCCGCTCGCAGTCCGCCACGCTTTGTCTGGTGCAGTCGCTGATGGTGGCGCTCGCGTATTTTCAGGGCACGCCCCACAGCGCACTTTCACCGGAGGCCTGA
- a CDS encoding L-glyceraldehyde 3-phosphate reductase produces MSYEASPSRYQSMQYRACGQSGLQLPALSLGLWHSFGGVSPLESQRDLLRTAFDLGITHFDLANNYGPPPGSAEENFGRLLKQDFSGYRDELIIATKAGYDMWPGPYGSGGSRKYLLASLDQSLRRMGLEYVDIFYSHRVDEKTPMEETASALAHAVQSGKALYVGISSYSSERTQKMADLLREWKIPLLIHQPSYNLLNRWVDKSGLLDTLQQNGSGCIAFTPLAQGLLTGKYLNGIPEGSRMQVEGNKIRGLNEKMLTEANLSSLRLLNEMAQQRGQTMAQMALSWLLKDQRVTSVLIGASRPEQLQENVKALDNMNFTAEELERIDRHVADGELNLWQASSDK; encoded by the coding sequence ATGTCCTACGAGGCCAGCCCGTCACGCTATCAATCTATGCAGTATCGCGCCTGCGGCCAGAGCGGCCTGCAGCTGCCCGCCCTTTCTCTCGGCCTGTGGCACAGCTTCGGCGGCGTAAGCCCGCTGGAGTCCCAGCGCGATCTGCTGCGCACCGCGTTCGATCTTGGCATTACGCATTTTGATCTGGCGAATAACTACGGGCCGCCTCCGGGTTCAGCGGAAGAAAACTTTGGCCGCCTGTTAAAGCAGGATTTCAGCGGCTACCGCGACGAACTGATTATCGCCACCAAAGCGGGGTATGACATGTGGCCAGGTCCGTATGGCTCCGGCGGCTCACGCAAATATTTGCTGGCGAGTTTGGATCAGAGTCTGAGACGCATGGGGCTGGAGTACGTCGATATCTTTTATTCCCATCGAGTGGACGAAAAAACGCCGATGGAAGAAACGGCCAGCGCGCTGGCTCACGCGGTGCAAAGCGGGAAAGCGCTTTATGTCGGTATTTCCTCTTACTCCTCCGAAAGAACACAAAAAATGGCCGATCTGCTGCGAGAATGGAAAATCCCGCTGCTTATTCACCAGCCCTCCTACAACCTGTTAAACCGCTGGGTAGATAAAAGCGGTCTGCTGGACACCCTGCAGCAAAACGGCAGCGGCTGCATCGCTTTTACCCCGCTCGCCCAGGGTCTGCTGACCGGCAAATACCTGAACGGTATTCCTGAAGGTTCGAGGATGCAGGTTGAAGGCAATAAAATTCGCGGGCTGAATGAAAAGATGCTGACCGAAGCTAACCTCAGCAGCCTGCGCTTGCTCAACGAGATGGCACAGCAGCGCGGCCAGACGATGGCGCAAATGGCGCTAAGCTGGCTGCTGAAAGACCAGCGGGTCACCTCAGTGCTCATCGGCGCGAGCCGGCCGGAGCAGCTTCAAGAGAACGTAAAAGCGCTGGATAATATGAACTTTACGGCAGAAGAGCTGGAGAGAATTGACCGCCACGTTGCGGATGGCGAACTGAATTTGTGGCAGGCGTCGTCGGATAAATAA
- a CDS encoding RNA helicase: MHSIFYSIVTILILLCAVLVMRKEFSASNNKKNRAPGEIQPITSSEEREDYFGMLMSKITPSYYWRINSEYIDFTHATIKKMRIDELTSQPVLFSAQRRCSDLNSAVYKYYDNIKKRCAEGEQVPLSDIEVLNLRQCFNEFSRDAYPELVALVWPQYQRPEIDLNNV, translated from the coding sequence ATGCACAGCATATTTTATTCTATTGTCACAATTTTGATTTTGTTATGCGCGGTGTTGGTTATGCGCAAAGAATTTAGCGCCTCAAATAATAAAAAGAATCGTGCTCCGGGTGAAATACAACCCATCACCTCTAGCGAAGAGCGTGAAGATTATTTCGGCATGTTGATGTCAAAAATTACGCCCAGCTATTATTGGCGTATTAACAGTGAGTATATTGATTTCACTCACGCCACAATTAAAAAAATGCGTATCGACGAACTGACTTCTCAGCCGGTTTTATTTAGCGCCCAGCGCCGCTGCAGTGATTTAAATTCGGCAGTATATAAATATTATGACAATATCAAAAAACGCTGTGCCGAGGGAGAGCAGGTGCCGTTATCGGATATTGAAGTACTGAACCTGCGCCAGTGTTTTAATGAGTTTAGCCGCGACGCTTATCCCGAACTGGTGGCGCTGGTGTGGCCGCAGTACCAGCGGCCGGAGATCGACCTGAACAACGTGTGA
- a CDS encoding cytoplasmic protein yields the protein MAEPIKKQPVLISPDENKDHEFTLSKNIAILIRLKNENITRNTQEITDITSALIDLKWMNRREIFPWRAKEEVYGAVLEEILSHHPKLKEQIIKRLEGHYQRLKEQEAQTLSMTRGLAEKTWKSSTL from the coding sequence GTGGCAGAACCTATAAAAAAACAACCAGTGCTAATTAGCCCTGATGAAAATAAAGACCATGAATTTACGTTAAGTAAAAATATAGCTATTCTGATTCGCCTTAAAAATGAAAATATCACCCGTAATACGCAGGAAATCACGGATATTACTTCGGCACTCATCGACCTGAAATGGATGAACCGTCGTGAAATTTTCCCGTGGCGCGCCAAAGAAGAAGTGTATGGTGCCGTGCTGGAGGAGATCCTCAGCCATCACCCGAAGCTTAAAGAGCAAATTATTAAGCGGCTGGAAGGGCATTATCAGCGCCTGAAAGAGCAAGAGGCCCAGACGTTGTCGATGACCCGTGGCCTGGCGGAAAAGACGTGGAAGAGTTCTACGCTGTGA
- a CDS encoding biopolymer transporter ExbD (membrane spanning protein in TonB-ExbB-ExbD complex; involved in the tonB-independent energy-dependent transport iron-siderophore complexes and vitamin B12 into the cell), with amino-acid sequence MAMRLNENLDDNGEMHEINVTPFIDVMLVLLIIFMVAAPLATVDVKVNLPASSSEPQPRPEKPVYLSVKADHSMFIGNDPVSKESMVNALIAATEGKKDTTIFFRADKTVDYETLMDVMDTLHQAGYLKIGLVGQEVTTAK; translated from the coding sequence ATGGCGATGCGTCTGAACGAAAACCTCGATGACAATGGTGAAATGCACGAAATCAACGTTACGCCGTTTATCGACGTTATGTTGGTTCTGCTGATCATCTTCATGGTGGCGGCGCCGCTGGCAACGGTGGACGTGAAGGTTAACCTTCCGGCCTCCAGCAGTGAACCCCAGCCACGCCCTGAGAAGCCGGTTTACCTGTCGGTAAAAGCTGACCATTCGATGTTTATCGGTAATGACCCGGTAAGCAAAGAGTCGATGGTCAACGCGCTGATTGCTGCAACCGAAGGGAAAAAAGACACCACTATTTTCTTCCGCGCGGACAAAACGGTGGACTACGAAACGCTGATGGACGTAATGGATACACTGCACCAGGCAGGGTATCTGAAGATTGGCCTTGTTGGCCAGGAAGTCACTACAGCGAAGTAA
- a CDS encoding biopolymer transporter ExbB (membrane spanning protein in TonB-ExbB-ExbD complex; involved in the tonB-independent energy-dependent transport iron-siderophore complexes and vitamin B12 into the cell), which produces MTSNLMQTDLSVWGMYQHADIVVKIVMIGLILASVVTWAIFFSKSVELITQKRRLKREQQQLANVRSLNEASSTAEAFDSKSLSALLINEAQNELELSAGVEDNEGIKDRTGFRLERRVAAVGRHMGRGNGFLATIGAISPFVGLFGTVWGIMNSFIGIAQSQTTNLAVVAPGIAEALLATAIGLVAAIPAVVIYNIFARMIGSYKATLSDVAAQILLLQSRDLDLDGTAQPRPVRNTQQLRVG; this is translated from the coding sequence GTGACGAGTAACCTGATGCAGACGGATCTGTCCGTTTGGGGTATGTACCAACATGCTGACATCGTAGTGAAGATTGTGATGATTGGCCTGATTCTGGCCTCTGTTGTCACCTGGGCTATCTTTTTCAGTAAGAGCGTGGAGCTCATTACCCAGAAACGTCGCCTCAAGCGAGAGCAGCAGCAGCTGGCTAACGTGCGCTCCCTGAATGAAGCGAGCAGCACCGCCGAAGCGTTTGACAGCAAAAGCCTCAGCGCGCTGTTAATCAATGAAGCCCAGAACGAACTGGAGCTTTCTGCCGGCGTTGAAGATAACGAAGGCATTAAAGATCGTACCGGTTTCCGCCTTGAGCGCCGCGTGGCCGCCGTTGGGCGTCACATGGGCCGTGGTAACGGCTTCCTGGCCACCATCGGTGCGATTTCGCCGTTTGTCGGCCTGTTTGGTACCGTTTGGGGCATCATGAACAGCTTCATCGGTATTGCTCAGTCCCAGACCACTAACCTGGCTGTGGTTGCGCCGGGCATTGCAGAAGCCCTGCTGGCGACGGCAATTGGCCTGGTTGCCGCAATCCCGGCGGTAGTAATCTATAACATCTTCGCGCGTATGATAGGCAGCTACAAAGCGACCCTCAGCGATGTTGCCGCTCAGATCCTGCTGCTACAAAGCCGCGACCTGGACCTGGATGGCACCGCTCAACCGCGTCCGGTGCGTAATACCCAGCAACTGCGAGTAGGTTAA
- a CDS encoding cystathionine beta-lyase (catalyzes the formation of L-homocysteine from cystathionine) → MAEKHIETALVNAGRSKKFTQGSVNSVIQRASSLVFESVEAKKQATANRAKGELFYGRRGTLTHFSLQEAMCELEGGAGCALFPCGAAAVANTILAFVEQGDHVLVTETAYEPTQDFCTKILSKLGVSTGWFAPGIGAGIADLIQPNTKVVFLESPGSITMEVHDIPAIVTAVRRVAPDAIIMIDNTWAAGVLFKALEFGIDISIQAGTKYLIGHSDAMVGTAVSNARCWDQLRENAYLMGQMLDADTAYMTSRGIRTLGVRLRQHHESSLKVAEWLAKHPQVERVNHPALPGSKGHEFWKRDFTGSSGLFSFVLKKRLSDEEYEQYLNHFEYFSMAYSWGGYESLILANQPEELAEIRPAGGVDFSGTLVRLHIGLENVDDLIADLEAGFQRIA, encoded by the coding sequence ATGGCGGAAAAACACATCGAAACGGCGCTGGTCAACGCCGGGCGCAGCAAGAAGTTTACTCAGGGTTCGGTTAACAGCGTTATCCAGCGCGCCTCTTCCCTCGTCTTTGAAAGCGTTGAGGCCAAAAAGCAGGCCACCGCTAATCGCGCTAAGGGCGAGCTGTTCTATGGCCGCCGCGGCACCCTGACCCATTTCTCGTTGCAGGAAGCGATGTGTGAACTGGAAGGCGGCGCGGGCTGTGCCCTCTTCCCCTGTGGAGCCGCTGCGGTGGCCAATACGATTCTGGCCTTTGTCGAACAGGGCGATCACGTTCTGGTGACCGAAACGGCCTATGAGCCAACGCAGGACTTCTGTACCAAAATTCTTTCAAAGCTCGGGGTCAGCACAGGTTGGTTCGCACCAGGAATTGGCGCCGGCATTGCCGACCTGATTCAACCGAACACGAAAGTCGTTTTTCTGGAATCCCCCGGTTCCATTACGATGGAAGTCCACGATATCCCGGCCATTGTCACGGCGGTAAGGCGCGTTGCACCTGACGCTATCATCATGATCGACAATACCTGGGCGGCTGGCGTGCTGTTTAAGGCACTAGAGTTTGGCATCGACATCTCAATTCAGGCGGGAACCAAATATTTAATTGGCCATTCGGATGCGATGGTCGGCACCGCGGTATCTAATGCCCGATGTTGGGATCAGCTGCGCGAGAACGCCTATCTGATGGGGCAAATGCTGGATGCAGACACCGCCTATATGACCAGCCGCGGTATTCGCACATTGGGTGTACGCCTGCGCCAGCACCATGAGAGCAGCTTGAAAGTGGCCGAATGGCTGGCAAAGCATCCTCAGGTAGAAAGAGTGAATCACCCGGCGCTTCCGGGCAGTAAAGGGCATGAATTCTGGAAACGTGATTTTACAGGCAGCAGCGGGCTGTTCTCGTTTGTGCTGAAAAAACGGCTCAGCGATGAAGAGTATGAACAGTACCTCAATCATTTCGAGTATTTCAGCATGGCCTATTCCTGGGGCGGCTATGAATCGCTTATTCTCGCTAATCAGCCTGAGGAGTTGGCGGAGATCCGCCCGGCAGGCGGCGTCGACTTTAGCGGCACCCTGGTTCGCCTTCACATTGGCCTGGAAAACGTGGACGATCTGATTGCCGATCTGGAAGCAGGTTTCCAGCGTATTGCCTAA
- a CDS encoding membrane protein, translating to MAVIQNIVEALWHHDFAALADPHVIGIVYCVMFATLFLENGLLPASFLPGDSLLLLAGALIAKGVMGFVPTLVILTIAASLGCWLSYLQGRWLGNTRTVKGWLKQLPTQYHQRATQMFDRHGLLALLAGRFLAFVRTLLPTMAGISGLSNRRFQFFNWLSGLLWVGVVISLGYALSMIPFVKRHEDQVMTFLMILPVALLVVGLVGTLFVVLKKKVSAA from the coding sequence ATGGCTGTTATACAAAATATTGTCGAGGCGCTTTGGCATCACGATTTTGCCGCGCTGGCCGACCCCCATGTGATTGGCATTGTCTATTGCGTCATGTTTGCAACGCTGTTTCTGGAAAATGGACTGCTTCCCGCTTCCTTTCTGCCGGGCGATAGCCTGCTGCTGCTGGCGGGGGCGCTTATCGCCAAAGGTGTGATGGGGTTTGTGCCGACGCTGGTGATCTTAACCATCGCCGCCAGTCTGGGCTGCTGGCTTAGCTATTTACAAGGGCGCTGGCTCGGCAATACCCGCACGGTGAAGGGCTGGCTTAAGCAGTTGCCAACCCAGTACCACCAGCGCGCCACGCAAATGTTTGACCGCCACGGACTGCTGGCGCTGCTCGCGGGTCGCTTCCTGGCGTTTGTGCGTACTCTTCTGCCTACCATGGCGGGTATTTCTGGCCTCAGTAACCGTCGTTTTCAGTTCTTTAACTGGCTGAGCGGCCTGCTATGGGTCGGCGTTGTGATTAGCCTTGGCTACGCACTCAGCATGATCCCCTTTGTGAAGCGCCATGAAGATCAGGTGATGACCTTCCTGATGATTTTGCCGGTTGCCCTGCTGGTTGTTGGGCTCGTCGGCACGTTGTTTGTGGTACTGAAAAAAAAGGTTAGCGCCGCCTAA
- a CDS encoding AraC family transcriptional regulator has translation MNRQAICQQLTDKINQLILKEKSDVFFDGVRLMYGTKPMARTPVMYEPGIVFLFSGHKTGYLNDRVFRYDANEYLLLTVPLPFECETFATADVPLAGMRVKVDIQQLQDLLMDIGEDDLFRPQSCTDGINSAELSEEILCAAERLLDVLDRPLDARVLGKQIIREILYHVLTGPSGGALLALVSRQTHFSLISRVLRRIENQYTENLSVDQLAAEANMSVSAFHHNFKSVTSTSPLQYLKTYRLHKARMLMLHDGMKASAAAIRVGYESASQFSREFKRYFGVTPGEDMARMRVI, from the coding sequence ATGAACCGCCAGGCTATCTGCCAGCAGCTGACGGATAAAATCAATCAGCTGATTTTAAAAGAAAAGAGTGATGTATTTTTTGATGGCGTACGGCTGATGTACGGCACCAAACCGATGGCGCGTACCCCGGTCATGTATGAGCCGGGCATTGTTTTTCTCTTTTCGGGTCATAAAACGGGTTATCTCAATGACCGCGTGTTCCGCTATGACGCCAACGAATACCTGCTCCTGACGGTGCCCTTGCCCTTTGAGTGCGAGACCTTTGCGACGGCCGATGTCCCGCTCGCCGGGATGCGCGTGAAGGTGGATATCCAACAGCTTCAGGATCTGTTGATGGACATCGGTGAAGACGATCTCTTCCGCCCGCAGTCCTGTACTGACGGGATAAACTCTGCCGAACTGTCGGAAGAAATTCTTTGCGCTGCAGAGCGGTTACTGGACGTGTTAGACCGTCCTCTTGATGCCCGGGTGCTGGGCAAGCAGATTATCCGCGAGATCCTCTATCACGTCCTGACGGGGCCTAGCGGCGGGGCGCTACTGGCGCTGGTAAGTCGTCAGACTCATTTTAGTCTGATAAGCCGGGTGCTGCGCCGAATTGAAAATCAGTACACCGAAAACCTGTCGGTGGATCAGCTGGCGGCCGAGGCCAACATGAGCGTTTCAGCTTTCCATCATAACTTTAAGTCGGTGACCAGCACTTCGCCGCTGCAATATCTGAAAACTTACCGTCTGCATAAGGCAAGAATGCTCATGCTGCACGACGGGATGAAGGCAAGCGCGGCGGCTATTCGCGTGGGCTACGAGAGCGCTTCTCAGTTTAGCCGGGAGTTTAAGCGGTATTTTGGCGTGACGCCGGGGGAAGATATGGCGCGGATGCGGGTTATCTAA
- a CDS encoding aldehyde reductase — translation MNNFNLHTPTRILFGKGSLADLRDQIPADARVLITYGGGSVIKTGVLGQVKDALKGLDVLEFGGIEPNPSYETLMKAVDIARKENVTFLLAVGGGSVLDGTKFIAAAAHYPQDIDPWNILLTRGNDVKSAIPMGSVLTLPATGSESNKGAVVSRRSTGDKQAFMSDFVQPVFAVLDPVYTYTLPPKQVANGVVDAFVHTIEQYLTYPVNAKVQDRFAEGILLTLIEDGPKALKDPENYDVRANVMWAATMALNGLIGAGVPQDWATHMLGHELTAMHGLDHAQTLAVVLPSLMNEKRNEKRAKLLQYAERVWNITSGSEEERIDAAIEATRNFFEKMGTATRLSAYGLDGSSIPALLVKLEEKGMTKLGEHQDITLDVSRRIYEAAR, via the coding sequence ATGAATAACTTCAATCTTCATACCCCAACCCGCATCCTGTTTGGTAAAGGCTCCCTGGCAGACTTGCGTGACCAGATCCCAGCGGATGCTCGCGTACTGATTACCTACGGCGGCGGCAGCGTGATTAAAACTGGCGTACTGGGCCAGGTTAAAGATGCGCTGAAAGGCCTCGACGTGCTGGAGTTTGGCGGCATCGAACCTAACCCGTCCTATGAAACGCTGATGAAAGCCGTAGACATTGCGCGTAAAGAAAACGTGACTTTCCTGCTGGCAGTCGGCGGTGGCTCCGTACTCGACGGGACTAAATTCATCGCTGCAGCGGCGCATTATCCGCAGGATATCGATCCGTGGAACATTCTGCTGACCCGCGGTAACGACGTAAAAAGCGCAATCCCAATGGGTTCCGTGCTGACGCTGCCTGCAACCGGCTCAGAGTCTAACAAAGGTGCGGTAGTTTCCCGCCGCTCAACCGGCGACAAACAGGCGTTTATGTCTGACTTCGTTCAGCCTGTATTTGCGGTTCTGGATCCGGTTTACACCTACACCCTGCCGCCTAAGCAGGTTGCTAACGGCGTGGTGGATGCCTTTGTTCACACCATCGAGCAGTACCTGACTTACCCGGTTAACGCCAAAGTTCAGGACCGTTTTGCTGAAGGCATTCTGCTGACGCTGATCGAAGATGGCCCGAAAGCGCTGAAAGATCCGGAAAACTATGACGTGCGTGCGAACGTGATGTGGGCTGCAACGATGGCGCTGAATGGTCTGATCGGGGCTGGCGTGCCGCAGGACTGGGCGACCCATATGCTGGGCCACGAACTGACTGCGATGCATGGCCTGGATCATGCCCAAACGCTGGCGGTGGTTCTGCCTTCTCTGATGAATGAAAAACGCAACGAGAAGCGGGCCAAACTGCTGCAATACGCCGAGCGCGTCTGGAACATCACCTCCGGCAGCGAAGAAGAGCGTATTGATGCGGCTATCGAAGCGACCCGCAATTTCTTCGAAAAAATGGGTACCGCGACTCGCCTGTCCGCCTACGGCCTGGACGGCAGCTCCATCCCTGCTCTGCTGGTGAAACTGGAAGAAAAAGGCATGACTAAGCTGGGTGAACATCAGGACATCACGCTGGACGTTAGCCGTCGCATTTACGAAGCGGCTCGCTAA
- the dkgA gene encoding 2,5-diketo-D-gluconic acid reductase (methylglyoxal reductase/beta-keto ester reductase; catalyzes the reduction of 2,5-diketo-D-gluconic acid to 2-keto-L-gulonic acid; also catalyzes the reduction of methylglyoxal, ethyl-2-methylacetoacetate and ethyl-acetoacetate), whose amino-acid sequence MTHPTLIKLQDGKVMPQLGLGVWQASNAEVRTAIEKALEVGYRSIDTAAAYKNEDGVGDALKSSGVARDDLFITTKLWNSDQQRPRQALEDSLEKLQLDFVDLYLLHWPVPSKDHYLEAWKGLIELQKEGLAKSIGVCNFNINHLQRLIDETGVSPVINQIELHPLLQQRQLHAWNATHKIQTESWSPLAQGGEGVFDQKIIRDLADKYGKTPAQVVIRWHLDSGLVVIPKSVTPARIAENFDVFDFRLDKEELAEIAKLDSGKRLGPDPDVFVG is encoded by the coding sequence ATGACTCATCCAACCTTAATTAAACTCCAGGATGGCAAAGTGATGCCGCAGCTTGGGCTCGGCGTCTGGCAGGCCAGTAACGCCGAGGTCAGGACAGCCATTGAGAAAGCGCTGGAGGTGGGGTACCGCTCCATTGACACCGCCGCCGCCTACAAAAACGAGGACGGCGTGGGCGACGCGCTGAAAAGCTCAGGCGTTGCCCGTGACGACCTGTTTATTACCACCAAGCTCTGGAACAGCGACCAGCAACGCCCGCGTCAGGCGCTGGAAGACAGCCTTGAGAAGCTGCAGCTCGACTTTGTCGATCTCTACCTGCTGCACTGGCCGGTGCCGAGCAAAGACCATTATCTTGAAGCCTGGAAAGGACTGATTGAGCTGCAAAAAGAGGGTCTGGCGAAAAGTATCGGGGTGTGTAACTTCAATATTAATCACCTCCAGCGGCTGATCGACGAAACCGGCGTTAGCCCGGTAATCAACCAGATTGAGCTGCATCCTCTGCTGCAGCAGCGCCAGCTTCACGCCTGGAACGCAACCCATAAGATCCAGACGGAGTCCTGGAGCCCGCTGGCGCAGGGCGGTGAAGGCGTGTTTGATCAGAAAATCATTCGTGATTTAGCGGACAAATACGGTAAAACCCCGGCTCAGGTCGTGATTCGCTGGCACCTCGATAGCGGACTGGTCGTTATCCCTAAATCGGTCACGCCCGCCCGTATTGCTGAAAACTTTGACGTGTTCGACTTCCGTCTGGACAAAGAAGAGCTGGCTGAGATTGCGAAGCTCGACAGCGGCAAACGCCTTGGGCCAGACCCGGACGTGTTTGTCGGCTAA